The Rhopalosiphum maidis isolate BTI-1 chromosome 1, ASM367621v3, whole genome shotgun sequence genome has a segment encoding these proteins:
- the LOC113556600 gene encoding E3 ubiquitin-protein ligase MSL2 isoform X2 has translation MDLMQCYISTSRIALQAKSTDPLTWQNMHTLLPQLHKHLSCQVCHKLIDRMNPHLDGYACSECVNHQITENTSSIILQCYKKLCAYIHSSPVYKVMCTRVEDKQLVELLTEVIGLSRSVNGYSGMTNGTMIKQETKEVDNKDNNLLISSSDVQLPIENQTPKDYINLQLFDVQSLNSKPEFNNIPKKKKNERRWGCRCGNATTTPGKLTCFGQRCPCYTEQKSCEQCKCKGCRNPRQKRSNNDDNLEIDKIRRKPVTLELVSSLKPSHIKSKPAFSSYTMHDMLQLPSHSQNYDQGETEVTLGHVNSIFHSP, from the exons ATGGACCTGATGCAATGTTACATATCAACAAGCCGGATCGCACTTCAAGCCAAATCTACGGATCCGTTAACCTGGCAAAATATGCACACATTGTTACCACAgttacataaacatttatctTGTCAAGTATGCCATAAATTAATCGACCGAATGAATCCTCATTTGGATGGATACGCATGTTCAGAGTGTGTAAATCATCAAATAACAGAAAATACATctagcataatattacaatgctACAAGAAGCTGTGTGCTTATATTCATAGCTCGCCTGTGTACAAAGTAATGTGCACAAGAGTTGAAGATAAACAGTTAGTCGAATTACTAACTGAAGTTATTGGTCTTTCTCGGTCAGTTAATGGATATAGTGGAATGACTAATGGTACAATGATAAAACAAGAAACAAAAGAAGTGGATAATAaagataacaatttattaatctcGTCATCAGATGTTCAACTGCCCATTGAAAACCAAACACCAAaggattatattaatttacaattgtttGATGTACAATCTCTGAATTCAAAGCcagaattcaataatattcctaaaaaaaag aAAAATGAACGTCGCTGGGGCTGCCGATGTGGTAATGCTACAACAACTCCCGGCAAACTAACATGCTTTGGACAAAGATGTCCCTGTTATACAGAACAAAAATCTTGTGAACAATGCAAATGTAAAGGGTGCAGGAATCCTAGACAGAAAAGATCCAATAATGATGACAACTtagaaatagataaaatacgtCGAAAACCAGTAACCTTAGAATTAGTATCTTCACTTAAGCCTTCACATATTAAAAGCAAAccg gcATTTAGTTCTTATACAATGCATGATATGTTACAGTTACCTTCTCACAGTCAAAATTATGATCAAGGCGAAACTGAAGTCACTCTTGGACATGTGAACTCTATTTTCCATTCTCCTTGA
- the LOC113556600 gene encoding E3 ubiquitin-protein ligase MSL2 isoform X1 — MDLMQCYISTSRIALQAKSTDPLTWQNMHTLLPQLHKHLSCQVCHKLIDRMNPHLDGYACSECVNHQITENTSSIILQCYKKLCAYIHSSPVYKVMCTRVEDKQLVELLTEVIGLSRSVNGYSGMTNGTMIKQETKEVDNKDNNLLISSSDVQLPIENQTPKDYINLQLFDVQSLNSKPEFNNIPKKKKNERRWGCRCGNATTTPGKLTCFGQRCPCYTEQKSCEQCKCKGCRNPRQKRSNNDDNLEIDKIRRKPVTLELVSSLKPSHIKSKPLPSHSQNYDQGETEVTLGHVNSIFHSP, encoded by the exons ATGGACCTGATGCAATGTTACATATCAACAAGCCGGATCGCACTTCAAGCCAAATCTACGGATCCGTTAACCTGGCAAAATATGCACACATTGTTACCACAgttacataaacatttatctTGTCAAGTATGCCATAAATTAATCGACCGAATGAATCCTCATTTGGATGGATACGCATGTTCAGAGTGTGTAAATCATCAAATAACAGAAAATACATctagcataatattacaatgctACAAGAAGCTGTGTGCTTATATTCATAGCTCGCCTGTGTACAAAGTAATGTGCACAAGAGTTGAAGATAAACAGTTAGTCGAATTACTAACTGAAGTTATTGGTCTTTCTCGGTCAGTTAATGGATATAGTGGAATGACTAATGGTACAATGATAAAACAAGAAACAAAAGAAGTGGATAATAaagataacaatttattaatctcGTCATCAGATGTTCAACTGCCCATTGAAAACCAAACACCAAaggattatattaatttacaattgtttGATGTACAATCTCTGAATTCAAAGCcagaattcaataatattcctaaaaaaaag aAAAATGAACGTCGCTGGGGCTGCCGATGTGGTAATGCTACAACAACTCCCGGCAAACTAACATGCTTTGGACAAAGATGTCCCTGTTATACAGAACAAAAATCTTGTGAACAATGCAAATGTAAAGGGTGCAGGAATCCTAGACAGAAAAGATCCAATAATGATGACAACTtagaaatagataaaatacgtCGAAAACCAGTAACCTTAGAATTAGTATCTTCACTTAAGCCTTCACATATTAAAAGCAAAccg TTACCTTCTCACAGTCAAAATTATGATCAAGGCGAAACTGAAGTCACTCTTGGACATGTGAACTCTATTTTCCATTCTCCTTGA
- the LOC113559307 gene encoding uncharacterized protein LOC113559307 has product MSAAASTTADDDDEHQRQPLPADPDWLSGVISRLIGRPRDSVTVIGDRTIATPAVSDPHNVLSSIVAVHIVYAVDGVTGTDSLDVVIKSLPQEPYSRAFVLEAQFDYREVHFYNTVLFELRNLEENVLTKHTRSAIGDMPVAQCYFAGMSASGKDESMLVLENLSKRGYTAANFSTGLTYTEAKLALRSIARIHATSLALKLKHGPLTERWPFLFQTSRATLSYQALVERGMPQLHVFLRSKGPQYDTLINTLRSLCRVTKQIIGSLMIPKEPMGLMTHTDFWCNNLMFGEQDQCVILDWQMISYSRPTNDVALLLVSSLSTETRRNHSNELVDIYWEALTTHASKLGVDIEGQLEYSRYDLDEDMKESKLLAVLLCIGSVDVALGNQETEQRLLDLLTDLQAEEIFNRHLTEISA; this is encoded by the exons ATGTCAGCAGCCGCATCAACTACAgccgacgatgacgacgagcATCAGCGGCAACCGTTGCCAGCCGACCCGGACTGGTTATCGGGCGTCATCAGCCGGCTGATCGGCCGGCCGCGGGACTCGGTCACCGTGATTGGTGACCGGACCATCGCCACGCCCGCTGTGTCCGATCCGCACAACGTGCTCAGCTCTATAGTGGCCGTACACATCGTGTACGCGGTGGACGGCGTCACGGGTACCGACTCGCTGGACGTGGTCATCAAGAGCCTGCCGCAAGAGCCCTACTCCCGGGCGTTCGTGCTCGAAGCCCAGTTCGACTACAGAGAAGTTCACTTTTACAACACG GTATTATTTGAGTTAAGAAATTTAGAAGAAAATGTGCTTACAAAACACACTCGTTCTGCGATTGGTGACATGCCAGTAGCCCAGTGTTACTTTGCTGGTATGAGTGCCAGTGGTAAGGACGAGTCAATGTTAGTCTTGGAAAACTTATCCAAACGCGGCTATACAGCAGCCAATTTCTCTACTGGACTTACATACACAGAGGCAAAACTCGCTCTCCGTTCTATAGCTCGAATCCACGCTACATCTCTTGCTTTAAAACTTAAGCACGGGCCGCTCACTGAACGTTGGCCGTTCTTATTTCAAACATCTCGTGCCACACTATCTTACCAAGCACTTGTCGAACGGGGAATGCCACAACTGCATGTTTTCTTACGATCTAAAGGGCCACAATACGACACGTTAATCAATACACTTAGATCTCTATGTCGTGTCACTAAACAAATAATCGGATCACTCATGATACCTAAAGAACCGATGGGATTGATGACGCACACTGACTTTTGGTGTAACAATTTAATGTTTGGAGAACAAGACCAATGTGTAATACTAGACTGGCAAATGATATCTTATAGTAGACCAACTAACGACGTTGCACTTTTACTTGTAAGTAGTTTGTCGACAGAAACTAGACGAAACCATTCAAATGAGTTAGTAGATATCTACTGGGAAGCTTTAACAACGCACGCGAGTAAGTTGGGTGTAGATATAGAAGGTCAACTTGAATACAGTCGATATGATTTGGATGAAGATATGAAGGAATCAAAGTTATTAGCAGTACTTTTGTGTATAGGTTCAGTAGACGTTGCTTTAGGCAATCAAGAAACCGAACAAAGATTATTAGACCTGTTGACCGATCTACAAGCTGAGGAAATCTTCAACAGACATTTAACTGAAATTTCAGCAtag